A single window of Bombus pascuorum chromosome 1, iyBomPasc1.1, whole genome shotgun sequence DNA harbors:
- the LOC132915466 gene encoding mucin-17-like, producing the protein MCEQTEINYLDGDVVWVKLGGCWWPGQVTGFHNLPEDIQHGFQKKPLIAAVKFFQEDTYEFVKNYQQIYKYNCTLKDEFIRKGLDKYRSRCKDGSKYMDKFPGDVEMAEKLTGGDPDILSHDKFSPEEKPNISALFGDKKIPKKKREREEGHRKSDSSEVVRKITHPRFLKESDHEVRIRQQPSSLPSTPNNSGSPQYPCHLCNFTSSRVNVIICHIKSHRSGNSPMSKSKVKTYSQYTSRYSDVDTPKRKYTKKEKGQSNKNKSSSESGKRKQIKQNEKVAKKKKTSDPKIRDTILADWEDESDEELSLNQSNPTDTTSMNNSSPKNQFDFDKSEELNEKNNTLPDASEIIAETEKLLKETETLTTINITEDSLSDSTNTSKNLKSNLFDKQSSELEKDARISDVESNESTNKSQTEKETFNIDSENKPTASNKDKKLLLSCFDFHEEEPSIPPVRKKSRAFHQKKEIIKEFEMSQALKTDQEKEIEHNKPEDEDNNTSSNECERLNIQSSLSEQSLEKNKNNDKVIINDKETNNKLEHTKEKIKSGKELEKTQKSNVNTCETELEIVEIFEVERIEAENENTTNASKNVEIQNSPTTNVTLNINKKLTENKNLDVQNISIDDEQTDIKDATIKGNVENVKQEPLKQVEETSSERFTVETEDEAMSESAETFPEQSENSDADMLDQDQVPNSNSTKILSNNDQLNITPQARKPSSKLRKSESMRANTSESASGGESPKIKDNKSNSKIFEKFEIERTSESDNERSYGRRKRKPNKKYLESDIYVQDADQMICKTDESQSESEEKSSEKIKNKSKRNKKFIENIKKISKDIDLKEEKEIEISCNTIHTTENNVNSSNIELKDELFENTSKNQMFIELDTKLADNQISIEIPKELQVSTEEKILLKESDTSVLEDTKSVVIEDNTAKFEGTILEYEKTKDNETESILTSSNLSQEDLKDLESPTSHQPDLSSEKEASSYQQLDTSKTVDMLPPKKSQIKKFELSQIDISGIDETQKIMIDPKLNSGQEQMKNLTTNETIETSTDTEAINSLKQEKDAPEKLEIDTNNVEITKDANQIEEENKIQGGNTTIPINQKIQHMEMETFEKEEQKTKLENLEQLPTDSSSTLSEQQAQNRTSMQTRYKGKFTPDTCTKLKKDKELFPEEKSTNTFQEAFLKTLHIDKKKGIVNDSDTTGKGKKGKKLVKKKPEEEIDRNTFSETTQNITTEDPNIPENFPNLSQDNNSQVTVMSNFEGIEVVVDQNLEIDAKVDDTIFQNVDQLTSTNEFNIMSKSLIQSPTEDTTKSINMDVQKLDESSRSLTSTPSPSSDINVPVKKREMPRIIENVTLTEPMQILKSKLLDKLPQKGVKHKLETDGTKRCDQKGGPKTKIMKIESASSNTKLKTGSKVTSPHLSLTKKLQVLKAEEAETAAMLEAQNEQLNVKTSKTPTATTTTEKYIQQSSQSLADMELDINSMPFVLSEDVLTPESIEQMPVVISSIIPASSTIPTLSFTPTTQIVSPTQSQFKLNETTNEMSPSKKKSGTPAILKNKTKAKPTITSIKTLVPPLTGGVKGIKFQNTPTTNKVPPLLTQKSTSGKYVVVQTSGGQQLRYGVQGKTGVQQKIAIPGKSTGNAQVVHQGSKVVILTSAQSGQTKMLPLNISKTLSGKVQRIMTGKGQVYCPISPQGIINSKTLIAPKGDGVSATTSKLPAGHKIINTQGIIASKVLTPISGAIGKTALLGTLSQGIFTKGGIYTPISASTLGGKTIIGSKALVTKGTTILSSQNLGTSKAILTPISQAISGKTILSTQGIVSSKATVLTPITGQQVKAIAAKSPSKGNKVQYQSAQQKVQLPILQKSQKVPMSATAQGRSGQMKTGGSSTVVLQNTIPAQKTVQQGKKVIKQTVVQQGSTIQNIVSQSSQQTIGISPQIQQKGKSVSTSTIQKVIIPRSNRQQKTQQKIVVQKVQEPAITTVQNIQSKQTVSVPLTTVPNVSKTTIQQKQAASTTATTRISTKSQSVNKTTTQQQKNLLNIAMNSVTTTNVNTNVSTSLSLPPLESTESERKSKIENVLVESVQKDQPKLENFNVEKGNEIEKIEEPKITTQPQIMALPTESTDGTQTYVLVTIDEQGQIQPLDNNTLMSLEGTTQNPDGTRTLYIDPSSLGEAGTLDNIVLQFDNAVLPNIQTSATETTQTIISESLPTSEVIHTSNQDILAAALANTDFQQEINLTENPTGNVMTTGLTQTSLINQTILQSTIVPPTEPISSPCVLETSLTLNQPIMTPLEVPSNLPIQSESTPTSAVTTIPSSLELPITITSPNISYISTGEAQIQIPGNSMPDIGEIMENPSTAEIARAEIPASTQYLVLPNLEDNIAVGTSSEQSNTISMPSVSYSVSIPNNIVLQTSQVQTTPSMPIIDDTYTENVQFASTIEPSMEPEQTFVDVPVSEMLVSKPVVSKKNVKSQDTTVTSEMVVSHNVSTSSQESIVSTNESPLLSEEQDTTIPLQEVYSSQEISIKSEEMLLGQTVTKEENNSNVGISSQSEEISNNNNIVHVQIMEQPDDAMTNSMSLMDDNTLVTSESNAKISSEEHTNFEVSNSNETDTNRSQETQNIKKFKELSFNEQSANKVRSPICEKQAATSNEVEVAQEGAQILPAESLNRLDEHSMDIDEVIESKIYAANTMKESEDSQRDEPSSQGESDLIQRNLELHFGETSAEASHEIPSQSYEQFGIAMTTDSTDLPSQSATKSENSKEPSQSITYEPMETDEEAIVTEPPTQSFEHSKINEASQSYEASAEASTNAPTQSFNELMQSQEERSTIDDTIDDQTFPTQSYEVGKAENIPENLETDAEISQEGNMPSQSNDIGTDGIGTSSVSTNNSGLNEDETASSSYVPETPENQERDPDQESAISTSSCEIPPCAELNIASSSAEHTSIHDNGVPEIPTSSYNLNPDITSTHVDSVPTSSYEEQNVSTSYEVPISMPGLEETSSQNFVTESTDHRNEPSSYYTHHQEVTASYYESVGQETNSRLVEDPQEEVTPSYYDSNPQEASQSYFNPEEATPSYSSHNVSPSYYDHRPESEASQSYYSTDDIEKSEQSSSQNIEASQSFYQEQSDELKLTQQGEATPTYTERYPVDYTLENSPIDRHDLVESSVPATRPTER; encoded by the exons ATGTGCGAGCaaacagaaattaattatttggatGGAGATGTTGTTTGGGTGAAACTTGGAGGTTGTTGGTGGCCTGGACAAGTTACTGGGTTCCACAATTTACCTGAAGATATTCAACATGGATTTCAAAAGAAACCTTTAATAGCTGCTGTgaagttttttcaagaagataCATA tgAATTTGTCAAGAACTATCAAcagatttataaatacaacTGTACCCTGAAAGATGAATTTATCAGGAAAGGATTAg aCAAATATAGAAGCAGATGCAAAGATGGATCCAAATACATGGACAAATTTCCTGGAGATGTTGAAATGGCTGAAAAATTAACAGGAGGAGATCCTGATATATTAAGCCATGATAAATTTTCTCCAGAAGAAAAGCCAAATATATCAGCTTTATTTGGAGACAAGAAAATTCCTAAAAAGAAACGGGAACGTGAGGAAGGTCATAGAAAAAGCGATAGTAGTGAAGTTGTACGAAAAATCACACATCCacgatttttaaaagaaagtgATCATGAAGTTCGAATACGTCAACAACCTAGCAGCTTACCATCTACACCGAATAATAGTGGGTCTCCACAATATCCTTGtcatttatgtaattttacttcCTCGCGAGTAAATGTTATCATTTGTCACATAAAAAGCCACAGATCAGGAAATTCACCAATGTCAAAATCTAAAGTAAAAACTTATTCTCAATATACAAGTAGATATTCCGATGTAGATACTCCAAAAAGGAAAtatacaaagaaagaaaaaggtcaatcaaataagaataaaagCAGCAGCGAATCTggcaaaagaaaacaaattaaacaaaatgagAAAGttgctaaaaagaaaaagacttCAGATCCTAAAATTCGCGATACTATATTAGCAGATTGGGAAGATGAATCAGATGAAGAACTTAGCTTGAATCAAAGCAATCCAACTGATACAACATCTATGAATAATTCATCACCAAAAAatcaatttgattttgataAATCAGAAGAACTTAATGAAAAGAATAATACACTACCAGATGCTAGTGAAATTATTGCAGAAACtgaaaaattacttaaagAAACCGAAACACTTACAACAATTAACATAACAGAAGATTCTTTATCTGATAGTACTAATACTTCGAAAAATCTGAAATCAAATCTGTTTGATAAACAATCGTCCGAATTAGAAAAAGATGCTAGAATATCTGATGTTGAGAGTAATGAGTCTACTAATAAATCACAGAcggaaaaagaaacttttaatattGACAGCGAAAATAAACCTACTGCAtcaaataaagataaaaaattattattatcttgttTTGATTTCCATGAAGAAGAACCATCCATACCCCCTGTAAGGAAAAAGTCTCGTGCATTTCatcagaaaaaagaaataataaaagaatttgaaatgaGTCAAGCTTTAAAAACAGatcaagaaaaagaaattgaacatAATAAACCTGAAGATGAAGATAATAATACTAGTTCAAATGAATGTGAAAGATTAAATATACAGTCATCTTTAAGTGAGCAgagtttagaaaaaaataaaaacaatgacAAGgttataattaatgataaagagacaaataataaacttgaacatacaaaggaaaaaattaaatctggaaaagaattagaaaaaacaCAGAAATCTAATGTTAATACTTGTGAAACAGAATTAGAAATTGtggaaatatttgaagttGAAAGGATTGAAGCTGAGAATGAAAATACTACAAATGCTTCAAAAAATGTTGAGATACAAAATTCTCCTACAACAAacgtaacgttaaatattaataagaaattaacagaaaacaaaaatcTAGATGTACAAAATATCTCTATTGATGATGAACAAACGGACATTAAAGACGCAACTATTAAAGGAAATgtagaaaatgtaaaacagGAACCTTTAAAGCAAGTTGAAGAAACTTCGTCTGAGCGTTTTACAGTAGAAACAGAAGATGAAGCTATGTCTGAATCTGCTGAAACATTTCCAGAACAAAGTGAAAATTCAGATGCAGATATGCTGGATCAAGATCAAGTGCCTAATtcaaattctacaaaaatcTTATCAAATAACGATCAGTTAAATATTACTCCACAAGCTCGTAAGCCCAGTagtaaattaagaaaatcaGAATCTATGCGTGCTAATACTAGTGAAAGTGCCAGTGGTGGTGAAAGCCCAAAAATAAAGGATAATAAGAgcaattcaaaaatatttgaaaaatttgaaatagaaagaacATCAGAATCTGATAACGAGCGTTCATATGGTCGAAGAAAACGTAAAccaaataaaaagtatttagaatctgatatatatgtacaagaTGCAGATCAAATGATATGTAAGACTGATGAAAGTCAATCTGAAAGTGAGGAAAAATcttctgaaaaaataaaaaataaatcaaaaagaaataaaaaatttatagaaaatattaagaaaataagcAAGGACATTGAtcttaaagaagaaaaagaaatagaaatttcctgTAATACCATACATACAAcagaaaataatgttaattcttcaaatatagaattaaaagatgaattatttgaaaatacatcTAAAAACCAAATGTTTATAGAATTAGATACAAAACTTGCAGACAATCaaatttctattgaaattcCTAAGGAGTTACAAGTATCAACTGaggaaaaaattctattaaaagaaTCTGATACTTCTGTCCTTGAAGATACAAAATCTGTAGTAATAGAAGATAATACTGCTAAATTTGAAGGTACAATTCTTGAATATGAGAAAACAAAAGACAATGAAACTGAAAGTATATTAACATCAAGTAATCTTTCACAAGAAGATTTAAAAGATCTAGAATCTCCTACTTCTCATCAACCGGACCTTTCATCAGAGAAAGAAGCATCTTCTTATCAACAATTAGATACTTCAAAAACTGTTGACATGCTTCCTCCCAAAAAATctcaaataaaaaagtttgaaTTATCACAAATTGATATTTCTGGTATTGATGAAACTCAAAAAATCATGATAGATCCTAAATTAAATAGCGGACaagaacaaatgaaaaatttaactaCTAATGAAACAATTGAAACTAGTACAGATACAGAGgcaattaattctttaaagCAGGAGAAAGATGCTCCAGAAAAACTTGAGATAGACACAAATAatgtagaaattacaaaagatGCAAATCAAAtagaggaagaaaataaaattcaaggTGGAAACACAACCATACcaataaatcaaaaaattcAGCATATGGAAATGGAAACattcgaaaaagaagaacaaaaaacTAAACTAGAAAATTTAGAACAATTGCCTACAGACTCGTCAAGTACATTAAGTGAGCAGCAAGCTCAAAATAGAACATCTATGCAAACAAGatataaaggaaaatttaCACCAGATACATGcacaaaattaaagaaagataagGAGTTATTTCCCgaagaaaaatcaacaaatacATTCCAGGAAGCTTTCTTAAAAACTTTGCATATCGACAAGAAAAAGGGTATAGTTAATGATTCTGATACAACTGGCAAAGGAAAAAAGGGTAAGAAATTAGTAAAGAAAAAGCCTGAAGAAGAAATAGatagaaatacattttctgAGACAACTCAAAATATCACAACTGAAGATCCAAATATTCCAGAAAATTTTCCTAATCTTTCTCAAGACAACAATTCTCAAGTCACAGTTATGAGCAATTTTGAAGGTATAGAAGTAGTAGTTGATCAAAATCTTGAAATCGATGCTAAAGTGGATGAtactatttttcaaaatgttgaCCAACTTACATCaacaaatgaatttaatatcaTGTCTAAATCATTGATACAATCACCTACTGAAGACACTACTAAATCTATCAATATGGATGTGCAAAAGTTAGATGAATCTTCAAGATCATTAACTTCTACACCTTCCCCATCATCAGACATTAATGTACCAGTAAAAAAACGTGAAATGCcacgaataattgaaaatgtaacATTGACTGAACCGATGCAAATTTTAAAGTCAAAATTATTAGACAAATTACCACAAAAAGGGGTAAAACATAAGTTAGAAACCGATGGTACAAAAAGATGTGACCAAAAGGGTGGtccaaaaacgaaaataatgaaaattgaatctGCATCTTCAAATACCAAACTGAAAACTGGTTCAAAGGTTACATCTCCACATTTGTCTTTGACTAAAAAGTTACAAGTTTTAAAAGCTGAAGAAGCAGAAACAGCTGCTATGTTAGAGGCACAAAATGAACAGTTAAATGTAAAAACTTCGAAAACTCCAACTGCAACTACTAcaactgaaaaatatattcaacaaAGTTCACAAAGCTTGGCAGATATGGAACTAGATATAAATTCAATGCCATTTGTTTTAAGTGAAGATGTTTTAACTCCGGAAAGCATTGAACAAATGCCTGTTGTTATATCTTCTATTATACCTGCATCTAGCACAATTCCAACACTATCTTTTACACCAACTACGCAAATAGTATCTCCCACTCAAAGTCAGTTCAAATTGAATGAAACTACAAATGAAATGTCACCTTCAAAGAAAAAGAGTGGTACTCCAGCAATTTTGAAAAACAAAACTAAAGCAAAACCTACAATTACAAGTATAAAAACGCTAGTACCACCACTTACAGGTGGTGTGAAaggtataaaatttcaaaatacacCAACAACAAACAAAGTGCCACCTCTTTTAACACAGAAGAGTACATCAGGAAAATATGTAGTAGTACAAACATCTGGAGGTCAACAATTGCGATATGGTGTTCAAGGAAAAACTGGTGTGCAACAAAAAATTGCTATACCTGGTAAAAGTACTGGAAATGCCCAAGTTGTTCATCAAGGTAGTAAAGTAGTTATATTAACATCAGCACAATCAGGCCAAACTAAAATGCTgcctttaaatatttctaaaacatTAAGTGGCAAGGTTCAAAGAATTATGACAGGTAAGGGTCAAGTGTATTGTCCTATCAGTCCTCAAGGTATTATAAATTCGAAAACACTCATTGCTCCGAAAGGAGATGGTGTTTCAGCAACAACATCTAAGCTTCCTGCTGGACATAAGATTATTAACACACAAGGTATAATAGCTTCAAAAGTTCTAACTCCTATCTCAGGAGCAATTGGAAAGACTGCTTTACTGGGGACATTATCTCAAGGAATTTTCACGAAAGGTGGAATTTATACGCCGATAAGTGCTTCTACTTTAGGCGGGAAAACTATCATTGGATCAAAAGCCTTGGTTACAAAAGGTACAACCATTTTATCTTCACAGAATTTAGGCACTTCTAAAGCTATTTTGACCCCCATATCTCAAGCTATTTCTGGCAAAACAATTTTAAGCACTCAAGGTATAGTAAGCAGTAAGGCAACAGTTTTGACACCAATAACAGGACAGCAAGTAAAAGCTATTGCAGCAAAAAGTCCATCCAAAGGAAATAAAGTACAATACCAATCAGCACAACAAAAAGTACAGCTtcctatattacaaaaatctcAAAAAGTTCCAATGTCTGCTACTGCACAAGGAAGGTCTGGTCAAATGAAAACTGGTGGCAGCAGTACAGTAGTATTGCAAAATACCATTCCTGCACAAAAGACTGTGCAACAAGGAAAGAAAGTAATCAAACAGACAGTTGTACAGCAAGGTTCTACtattcaaaatattgtatCTCAAAGTAGCCAACAGACAATAGGTATAAGTCCACAAATTCAACAGAAAGGAAAATCTGTATCTACATCAACTATACAAAAAGTTATTATACCTCGAAGTAATCGACAGCAAAAAACACAACAAAAAATAGTTGTTCAAAAAGTACAAGAACCTGCAATTACGactgtacaaaatattcaatcaAAACAAACGGTCTCAGTACCATTAACTACTGTACCAAATGTATCTAAAACAACAATTCAACAAAAACAGGCAGCTAGTACTACTGCAACTACAAGAATTAGTACAAAAAGCCAATCAGTAAATAAGACTACTACACAACAGCAGAAGAATTTGTTGAACATTGCAATGAATTCAGTAACTACGACTAACGTGAATACAAATGTTTCTACGTCTTTGTCTCTTCCACCATTAGAATCTACTGAATCTGagagaaaatcgaaaatagaaaatgtactTGTTGAATCTGTTCAAAAGGACCAGCCTAAActagaaaatttcaatgttgAGAAAGgtaatgaaatagaaaaaatagaagaaccGAAAATAACAACACAACCACAAATAATGGCTTTGCCAACAGAAAGTACTGATGGAACACAAACTTATGTTTTGGTGACTATTGATGAACAAGGACAAATACAACCTCTTGATAACAATACCCTTATGTCACTAGAAGGTACTACACAAAATCCAGATGGCACAAGAACATTATATATAGATCCTAGTTCATTAGGAGAAGCAGGCACATTAGATAACATTGTTCTTCAATTTGATAATGCTGTATTACCAAATATACAAACCAGTGCTACAGAAACTACTCAAACAATTATATCAGAAAGTCTTCCTACTTCAGAAGTAATACACACATCAAATCAAGATATTTTAGCCGCTGCTCTGGCAAATACAGATTTTCAACAAGAGATCAATTTAACAGAAAATCCGACAGGAAACGTAATGACCACTGGTTTGACTCAAACAAGTTTAATTAATCAGACTATCTTGCAGTCAACTATAGTACCTCCTACAGAACCAATATCTTCTCCTTGTGTGCTTGAAACTTCATTGACTCTAAATCAACCCATAATGACTCCTTTAGAAGTGCCTAGTAATTTGCCAATACAATCAGAGTCAACTCCAACTTCTGCTGTGACAACCATCCCGTCTTCTCTTGAATTACCAATAACAATTACAAGCcctaatatttcatatatttcgaCGGGAGAAGCACAAATACAAATTCCTGGTAATTCTATGCCAGATATTGGAGAAATCATGGAAAATCCAAGTACAGCAGAGATCGCTCGTGCAGAAATCCCCGCAAGTACTcaatatttagtattaccaaaCTTAGAAGATAATATTGCTGTAGGAACTTCAAGTGAACAGAGTAATACTATTTCAATGCCTAGTGTTTCATATTCAGTTTCAATACCAAATAATATAGTTTTACAAACTTCACAAGTTCAAACTACTCCTTCAATGCCAATAATAGATGATACCTATACTGAAAATGTGCAATTTGCTTCAACTATAGAACCATCAATGGAACCAGAACAGACTTTTGTAGATGTACCTGTTTCTGAAATGCTTGTTTCAAAACCAGTTGTTTCCAAGAAAAACGTAAAATCGCAAGACACTACTGTAACATCAGAAATGGTAGTATCTCATAATGTTTCTACATCTTCCCAAGAATCTATCGTATCAACAAATGAATCTCCTTTATTAAGTGAAGAACAAGATACTACAATACCATTGCAAGAAGTATACTCTTCtcaagaaatttctattaagtCAGAAGAGATGCTCTTGGGACAAACAGTTACTAAGGAAGAGAATAATTCAAATGTGGGAATTAGTAGCCAAAGTGAAgaaattagtaataataataatatagtacATGTACAAATTATGGAGCAACCGGATGATGCAATGACAAATAGTATGTCATTAATGGATGATAATACTTTAGTTACTTCTGAATCCAATGCAAAAATTTCGTCTGAAGAACATACGaattttgaagtttcaaattcaaatgaaaCAGATACAAATAGGTCACAAGAAAcacagaatataaaaaaatttaaagaattaagtTTTAATGAACAATCTGCTAATAAAGTCCGTTCTCCCATATGTGAAAAACAAGCAGCAACATCCAATGAAGTAGAAGTTGCTCAAGAAGGGGCACAAATCCTACCAGCAGAGTCACTGAACCGTTTAGATGAACATAGTATGGATATAGATGAGGTTATTGAATCTAAAATTTATGCTGCAAATACAATGAAAGAATCCGAAGATTCTCAAAGAGATGAACCATCATCTCAAGGTGAATCAGATTTGATTCAAAGAAATTTAGAATTACATTTTGGAGAAACAAGTGCAGAGGCTAGTCATGAAATACCATCACAATCATATGAACAGTTTGGAATAGCAATGACTACTGATTCCACTGATTTACCTAGTCAATCTGCTACAAAGTCTGAAAATTCAAAAGAACCATCACAATCAATAACATACGAACCTATGGAAACAGATGAAGAAGCTATTGTAACAGAACCACCAACACAATCATTTGAACATTCAAAGATAAATGAAGCTTCTCAATCATATGAAGCATCTGCAGAAGCAAGTACAAATGCGCCTACCCAATCTTTTAACGAATTAATGCAAAGTCAAGAAGAAAGATCAACTATTGATGATACAATTGATGATCAGACGTTCCCAACACAGAGTTACGAAGTTGGTAAAGCAGAAAATATTccagaaaatttagaaacggATGCAGAAATTAGTCAGGAAGGAAATATGCCATCTCAATCTAATGATATTGGTACAGATGGGATTGGCACATCCTCAGTTTCTACAAATAATTCTGGACTTAATGAAGATGAAACTGCAAGTTCATCCTATGTTCCAGAAACGCCTGAGAATCAAGAAAGAGATCCAGATCAAGAAAGTGCAATAAGTACATCATCTTGTGAAATTCCACCTTGTGCTGAGTTGAATATTGCATCATCTAGTGCAGAGCATACAAGTATCCATGACAATGGAGTACCTGAAATACCTACATCTTCATATAATTTGAATCCAGACATTACTTCAACTCATGTGGATTCTGTACCAACCTCTAGTTATGAAGAGCAAAATGTATCAACTTCTTATGAAGTTCCAATCTCAATGCCAGGCCTAGAGGAAACATCCTCTCAGAATTTTGTTACAGAAAGTACAGATCATAGAAATGAACCATCTAGTTATTATACTCATCACCAGGAAGTAACAGCAAGCTATTATGAATCTGTAGGGCAAGAAACAAATTCGAGATTGGTTGAAGATCCACAAGAGGAAGTTACTCCTAGCTATTATGACAGTAATCCACAAGAAGCAAGTCAAAGTTATTTTAATCCAGAAGAGGCCACACCAAGTTATTCCAGTCATAACGTATCTCCCAGTTATTATGATCACAGACCAGAAAGTGAAGCAAGTCAGAGCTACTATTCTACAGATGACATAGAAAAATCAGAGCAGTCTTCCTCACAAAATATTGAGGCATCACAAAGTTTCTATCAAGAACAATCtgatgaattaaaattaactcaACAAGGAGAAGCTACACCAACATATACAGAAAGATATCCAGTTGATTACACATTGGAGAATTCACCAATAGACAGGCACGATCTTGTAGAAAGTTCTGTACCAGCCACTAGGCCTACAGAGAGGTAA
- the LOC132909832 gene encoding G kinase-anchoring protein 1-like: protein MATAVPSRFAVLSIDDDDCKPKKTQKNVTAGKTNQKSKQQQQPKKDDKKKQNKGKKKKTSSNENQQWEQWKRKDRMAVEETYEQELHQAIFLSKLAYEEQLVSAVKSEKESNKKSWKKSKKATMSLEQFNNMGLETTSTTTTTTQNMVLSPENGDTKSKELDTEFFERMEKETKEEITKEREKNLLKARLNKIDDDITSAQLRVEVEKRDDIINELRSQVESLKMELRQVKERNKKLYQILSHGEMKDKASVLAEVAKLQEIRDELTSEVSSLHAQLEQERSKTRTSSTDVKPYKQTNKKRPVNGNA from the exons ATGGCGACCGCCGTACCATCAAGATTTGCAGTTCTCAGCATTGATGATGATGATTGTAAGCCGAAGAAAACCCAGAAGAATGTTACTGCCGGTAAGACGAATCAAAAATCGAAACAACAGCAGCAACCAAAAAAGGATGacaagaaaaaacaaaataag ggaaaaaagaaaaaaactagTAGCAATGAAAATCAACAATGGGAACAATGGAAACGGAAAGATAGAATg GCTGTCGAGGAAACGTATGAGCAAGAATTACATCAAGCTATCTTTCTGTCAAAGCTGGCTTATGAAGAGCAGCTTGTAAGTGCAGTCAAGTCAGAAaaagaatcaaataaaaaatcatggaaaaaatcaaaaaagGCTACTATGTCATTGGAGCAGTTCAACAATATGGGATTAGAAACTActtctactactactactactactcaAAATATGGTATTATCTCCAGAAAATGGTGATACCAAATCCAAAG aattagacacagaattttttgaaagaatggaaaaggagacaaaagaagaaatcacaaaggaaagagaaaagaatttattgaaGGCGAGACTAAATAAAATCGATGATGACATTACATCTGCTCAGTTAAGGGTAGAGGTGGAAAAACGTGacgatattataaatgaattaagaAGTCAAGTAGAAAGCTTAAAAATGGAATTAAGACAAGttaaagaaaggaataaaaagctttatcaaatattatccCATGGAGAAA TGAAAGATAAAGCGTCGGTATTAGCTGAAGTAGcaaaattacaagaaataCGAGACGAGTTGACGTCCGAAGTATCATCCTTACATGCACAATTAGAACAAGAGAGGTCCAAAACACGTACTTCTAGTACAGATGTGAAACCATATAAACAAACT aatAAGAAGAGGCCCGTTAATGGAAATGCCTAA